The nucleotide sequence tcgccACCACACCCATGAGGCCTGCATCGCCTCCATGGAAGGTGGCGAGGCGAAGATGGATGACACACCGCTTGCTGCGTCGCCGGCAACGGTGGGCGACGGTAGAGGCCACCGTAAGAAAAGGTCTACTCCGTACTGGGTTCGCAACCCCAGGTATCGACGGCGCGCGGGCATGTCTGCCAGAGAAGGGGTTGGCGAGGGTTGGACGCTGCCAGGCATCATCGACAGCCGATACTGGTGCAGCGTCTCTATGGGCGGCAGTTGGCGTGCTTGCTGATGCGCCTGCGCATACCGGTGAATTTCTCTGGACTGCACCACAGAGCCAGGAAAAAGCTGCTCAAATAGAAAAAAAGATGTGCTtgtctgctgcagcagcatagAGTGCACCATGCTCCCCGAGGGACCGTACGACGCGACACCCCCTCTGAACGCGCAAGCTTCGTGCAGCTGGCCAGCTACCGCGTCGGGCACAAGACCACCCAGCTCAACCAGTCTCCTTAGCCACCCACCGCGCGTGTCTACCGAGACGGGCCACAGGTGTGTTGGTTCATGGTTCGCTTGCCCCGTTTGCACAGCCGCTACCGCCAGTGTACCAGATGGGTGTAGCGCTACCCCCGCGATCCCGGCACACCTGCGCAGAAGCATCTCGCTACAGCCTGCCAGCAAAGGGCACTGGAGCAGTGCTATCGAAGACGAACCGCAGAGCAGAAACTCGTGCACAGACTTTTCACCGATGCCAAGAACCACGACAGCTGCATTGCCGAGCCCGGTGTTCGGCGAGTTGATGTGAGCTCCTTCGTCGCCGAGACCAACAACTGCGTCTCTGGAATCGGTTGCAAAGGGAACCACCATCAGCCGGCGCAGGCACACCTCACCAGTGAGGACGTCGGGGCCGTAGTGCACCTCAGTTTGAAacacagcgcagcggcaggtcgATGGCAACACAGAGTCAGAAAACGATGACAACGCTCCCAGTGCAAAACGTCCCCGTAGCACCACACCCGGAGCGGATACAAAAACCACCACGTCGACCTCAGACCCTGGCGGCGGTTGTTCCGCTTGCGCCACCGTACACCCTGGGCGCCGcacagccacagcgcacACGGATGTCGGCACCGACGTCAACGACGACACTTCCACCGTGTAAGCGAGGTGCACCACTGCAGCCGAGTTTGCCGGTGAGGTGCGCGCCACGTGGATGACGCGAAGCATATACGGGCTAGCAATCACCACTatgcgccgcagccgcgcgAGAGCAGCGGGGGTCGCAGTTGTGGCGGCAAGCCCATCCGTAAAGAGGGTCGCCATGCACAACGGAGTGGGGCCTCGAAACCCGAGCTGAGCGACTTCATCCTCGCATCCCCACCTATACAGGGGGGGTGGCAGGGAGAGCGTGACAGGCCCACCCATGTCTGACAAGTTCCCAGAGAGGGCCACCAGGTGAAGTCCCTTGGTGGTGAGAACAAGCAGATCATCCTGATCAAGCCACATGTAGTCTACCACAGCGCCGATGTCGTCATTCTCTGTCGAGGCGTTGTAAGCTTCTGTAGTGTCGGTTGCAGTAGCTGGGTGATCGGCCTTGCGTGCACCCACGAGCGTTGACATGGCACTCTCATGCGAATTCTTGCCCTTGCCAGCACTAGCGGTCGACGCACTGAACCGGGGAGCAAAATGTGACGCTAAAGGCTGACTCCCTGATGATGAGCTTGGGTCACTGGCAATGCTGTTTTTCGACGAGGATGCTCTACTGTTcgacgcactgctgctgctgctcccctgCCGTCTTCTCTTCCGTCTAGCCGCATTGGATAGATTCTTCGCCTTGGGCTTTGACACTGGATTTACTGAAGTttctgcagcacctgcgttGAGCTCCCCGATGAAGGGCTGTTCGACGGCGGGGGAGCGCGAGAGAGGCCTTTCACTCCGTGAAgcctcggcgacgctgctgtcgccgtgAGCGGGGAGTCGAGTAAGCCCGCCGCGAGCGCAAGCGATGCCGATTCCGTGACTCACCATCACGCGGTTCGCCCCGTGACGAGAAACGAGATACACCATCAGATTACTGGTCGTTtgcacgcacagacgagCGGTGGCCGGATAGTACACCTCGGGAAGTAGGGCAGTACTCCACTTGGCGCCAACAACCACCTCGACAGATTCTCCATCGCTGCGGTGAGTTAGGGGATGTTGGCGTACGCTTCGCTGGAACGCAGGGGTAAGCAGATTTGCCAGGTACATCGAAACGGTCCAGCGTGTGCACACCTGCAATACGTTGTGCGGACCCCAGCTAATGCAATCCGCCGAACGCGCTGGGGCGTCGTCCACGGGGAAGCAGTTCTCCACATCCACTTCGGTGCCACTGGGAAGAAGGTGCGTTCGAGCAGCGGTCGACATTGATGAGAAGATactgctcgtgtgcgtgctgagTGTGAGAAGATGAGCACGGGGTAGGAGAGTCGtgaagacagagaagagaaaagacgGCCGACGTAGCCAGCAATCTCCTCGTAAGTGTGTTTGTATGTATGCTCTGGAGAGAGGGCTGTGTCACAGAACACCTGGCCGGCTGTCCTCACTGGTGGCGgcaaagaaacaaagaaaaaaaactaATAATAATTTGAATGCTCTGTATGTGCGCACCCCCTTCTCGCCGTTTCGCTCTCGGGTGACGCGGGGTGAAAGTGGAAGCTCTACTGCTTTCCTCTTGGTTGtattgtgtgtgcgttggtATTTTGCCTCTATGCGTACATGTCTATgagggggtgaggagcgcctgtatgcgtgtgtgggtgggtaggtGAAGGGTTAACACGGTGAGCAGTAGCGTatctgtgggtgtgccggGAAATGCAGAGACTTCTCCCAAGCGACCGCAGCCACCATGGGGTTCCGAAGCACTTGTGAGAATACTGAGGTGCAATCACCTGGATGCGTCTTGCTGGAATGAGAATTGAAAGAAGAGCGGAAGTGCCTTGAGTGAGCAAagctatatatatatatatatataacaCAAACGAGCCCTACTGTCTTCACCCAAATGACCGCAGACCAGCAGCTGTTGAGCTGACCTTCAAAGTAGCGGTTCTGGAGGAAGCCGCTTGTGTGATAATCTGTGGAAGGCGCAGGGCGCTGGCAGCTTCTCCTGAGCCGCGCGAAGATATAGAGGGAGCAAACTCCGAGTAACTCcccgaagagagagagagagatgatagcaaaaaaaaaatgaagggAAAAGGTCAGGAACGTGGCATGGGAATGTGGGAAGCTCACGATGAAGAAGGGGTGGCCGCTTTCTTTTGCGCAATACAACAAGGGTGTGCCCGTAGGCAAGAGTGGTGCATGAATCTGCACCAAGACGACTCCTCTGCACCATGTCGCAAGAGAAAACCTGGCTCATTCACACGCTGCTCCCCGGGAAagaggcagcgatgcacgCCTCGACCAACCCTGAGTAACTTTGGGTGCGTGAGTGACATGCACAGGACAGAGGCGGGACTTGCGgtgctctttctttttcctttctcggAGAAAGACTGGACTCTTTTCTGGCAGCAACAGgaaagaacgaaaaaaaagagggagtaGAGCATACTTTACATGTGGTgtacacaagcacacacggGACTCGCACAAcagtgagaaagagaggcgcctACATAGGGAgatagaaaagagaggaggaggaggagggagaacagCGAACACGATGAAATACCCGGGCAAATCCACCGACGCTAAGAAAAAAGGTGAAACATACAGGTATTCAGTaccttgccccccccccctgacCGGCTCTTGAGTGGCTTCGTGGCCGGTCATCGTCAGTAGTCTCTTTCTCGTTTTGTGGGCGTTCCACCAGCACGGCTACACTCGCTCCCACTCCCTTTTCTACAATGGTAGTCATGACGGGGGCAACGACCTCGCAAAGTATCGTCGCGATACAGgcacgcgcagaggcagaaagagggagagtgaCAATGCGGGGAATGGAGAAGGCAGGGGAGTTGGCAGCGGAGGGCGGGGCACACAAAAAGTCGCCAAGacgagagagatgaaaaaaaaagagagaaggaaggccGGTGTAGAGAAAGAAGCGGAGAAGTGAAGCAAATGGgggtacacacacaaagagaaacACGGACACGAAccagggagaggaaagcgcagaaggcagaaaaaaaaaagagataCATGTGATGCCAAACAGCCAATGATCTGCTGAGAATTccagcgaaaagaaaaaaagagacggGGGCGTTTGACACAAGTGACTACGCGCACAACAACATGAGAAACGGCATTACACATCAGCACTTTTGCATATCAAGGAGCCAGTCAACGAAGTcatgaagaagaaagagaagggggagaggcgcgcgAACGGGTCACACCAAGAAGTGCGCAAGATATAAAAGGAcgccgcatgcacacaccacATCGCTACAGAGAGATGAGCCTGCACCGCTGTGAGCTGCCTAGACTCGCCTTTTAATTTCTCAAACATTGGAGATCGGAGGTAAGCGGACAAAGGCAGCGTCGCCTGCATCCGTTCCCGTCACGATGCGGCTAGAGCGGATGGAATAATCCTTGAGAAATTTGTTGTGGCCTGTGCTGGGAGAGGCGGGTCGGCGAGGCTGCAACACTGCCGGTATAGTGGCGGCGCAGTTTTCCtgaacagctgcagcaaAGACAGGGGCGGtggtcgcggcggcgtccaGTGCAGCGTCAGCCTCCTTGCAGTTGCCCTCAGGAGGGTTGGATGGCATCAGCGACGTCTGCCGGTCGTAATCCTCTAGGGTCGCGTGCAGCTCAGGGTGCATGTAAGAGGCGAGGTGGGTCTCGACGAGGACTCGAAGCTGAGTAAAGAGGGGCGCGAGGAGACGGTATCGCCGCTCCatttgctgcagctggcgcgccatcagctccttctcttcctgcgCCTTCTTGACCTTGTACCCACCCATGGTTTCCGCCTCTACCTGCAGAGCAACCGTCTTATCCTTCAGTGTGGACACATTGCGTTGGTACACCTGCAACTCCTTTGTGAGCTTGTCGTTCAGCTCCGTCAGTTGGCGGTACCCAGCCTGGTCACCGATTGCGCACTCCAGGCGCTCAATCGTGCGCTTCGCGATTCTTAGCTCACTGCGGAGGTCTCGGCCCTCCGCCTGCAGTGCCTTCACGGCCTCGTCATGCGTCAGGCTGTCCATGCGAGCTGCCTGGTCCATTTCCCGAATGTGTTCCTGCAGACGGCACACGTTACGCTCCGCCATGTTGGCGCGCTCGTGCTCCTTCGCGCGCACAGACTGCTGCATCTGGCACTCCTCGGTGAGGCGGCCCTCCatctgctccgcctccatgcgcagctgctctgcgtgGTTAGCAtgggtgcgccgctgctgcgcagccgtaTCAGATATCTCACTAATCTTCATCTTGAGGTTTTCGCGCTCAGCGTTGAGACAGACAGTGTTGTGGATGTACTCGGATTCCTTCCGCGCGGTATCAGCTTGAAGGCGCTCGAGCTCCTCGCTTGTGACCGTGTAGCGGGCAGTGACTTGTGTGAGCTGCTCGTACAGCTCCTGCTCCCGCCTCCTGGAGGAATCCTGAAGCGATTCCAGTGCGCTACGAAGGGAGTCACgctccgtcgtcgtcgtcgtgagCTGCGCTTGTAGCACATTCGTATCCAGCTCATGCTCACGGCGAAGCTGATCACTGACAGACTCCTCCTTCGCGATGTCTGCCTTGAGCACCGCAATGGTCTCGAATGCCTCGCGATCCTTGCGCTCCATCGTctcctgcagtcgctgcagccgtGTCTTGAGGCTGTCAATCTCGGCACGGGTGAGAATCTTATGGTTAAACCTGCCATCCTCAGCCGTCTCCTTGGCTTTCAAAGCGAGCTCGAGCTCTTTCCTCTGATTGGCCAACTCCACCTGCATCGCCATGTTGGTGGCGTGGTCAGTTTTCGCCTGCTGGGTTGCTTGATGCGAGACCTCCTTGAGTTCTTCTTTCACTGCCGCGCACTCCTGCCGCGCTTCGCACAGCTCGACCGTCAGCTTCTCAACCTCTGTGCGATGCACGTCGagctccagctccagctggcgctgctgtacggcggcagcggagagggTCTGCTCCACCTCCCGCAGTGCACTCTGGCGGGACTCTTGCgcgtcgcggcgcagctgcccggacacctccagctccgcctgcCGCTTCTGGGCAAGTTCGTGTAGCCGCTTATTGTCCTCGCGCACAGACTCCAGCTGCGTGTTCAGGATGCCGACCAGTAAGTTTGacttctcctcctgcttGCGAACGTGAGTTACTTCCTCCTGTAGCTGCGTGGCCGTCGCCTTGTAGCGCTCCGCCTCAGTCTGCATCACACGCAGGAGCATGGCTGTCTCGTCGTCGCCTGACAGTGTCACTGCCGCAGCCTTCTCAACCCTTGAATCATcgtcgaca is from Leishmania panamensis strain MHOM/PA/94/PSC-1 chromosome 35 sequence and encodes:
- a CDS encoding hypothetical protein (TriTrypDB/GeneDB-style sysID: LpmP.35.5450); translated protein: MSTAARTHLLPSGTEVDVENCFPVDDAPARSADCISWGPHNVLQVCTRWTVSMYLANLLTPAFQRSVRQHPLTHRSDGESVEVVVGAKWSTALLPEVYYPATARLCVQTTSNLMVYLVSRHGANRVMVSHGIGIACARGGLTRLPAHGDSSVAEASRSERPLSRSPAVEQPFIGELNAGAAETSVNPVSKPKAKNLSNAARRKRRRQGSSSSSASNSRASSSKNSIASDPSSSSGSQPLASHFAPRFSASTASAGKGKNSHESAMSTLVGARKADHPATATDTTEAYNASTENDDIGAVVDYMWLDQDDLLVLTTKGLHLVALSGNLSDMGGPVTLSLPPPLYRWGCEDEVAQLGFRGPTPLCMATLFTDGLAATTATPAALARLRRIVVIASPYMLRVIHVARTSPANSAAVVHLAYTVEVSSLTSVPTSVCAVAVRRPGCTVAQAEQPPPGSEVDVVVFVSAPGVVLRGRFALGALSSFSDSVLPSTCRCAVFQTEVHYGPDVLTGEVCLRRLMVVPFATDSRDAVVGLGDEGAHINSPNTGLGNAAVVVLGIGEKSVHEFLLCGSSSIALLQCPLLAGCSEMLLRRCAGIAGVALHPSGTLAVAAVQTGQANHEPTHLWPVSVDTRGGWLRRLVELGGLVPDAVAGQLHEACAFRGGVASYGPSGSMVHSMLLQQTSTSFFLFEQLFPGSVVQSREIHRYAQAHQQARQLPPIETLHQYRLSMMPGSVQPSPTPSLADMPARRRYLGLRTQYGVDLFLRWPLPSPTVAGDAASGVSSIFASPPSMEAMQASWVWWRLLQHIWASCPWDRPVLSELVLSNAVRILAKRYRYANMTLEGSESLRDYAANATKLERCSTKPDEFDVDGAIAFMEAYIKAQKIALHKNNGNTQTAPSSSLRLITAADCAEPAAPGGGNERLPRKAAADPPQPAAQVHWCVSPSWLSSLQAFLEATAYSHRRSTDASSAGSNTFGTSSPHLFPCSLCDRPACAPFLLSLSSTSTHVPANDNTAVECDASGTVPASHTTLFSGTTFSPLSFFSEDYVLTRCLACGLSDFADGPRCRVCGGLLE
- a CDS encoding hypothetical protein (TriTrypDB/GeneDB-style sysID: LpmP.35.5460), giving the protein MPAKKASRAKSSPALAAKELELAQEAELLRQETQKGRLRNEECELRQRIEEEERKLLEAHRVRERDVRNTLAEVERKAYYDAREQEMLANVAQRVQELQEAQATLALKVQENDLLEKEKASALRRVALLTNELELTQLRHTDSQQRAVAAGQAHQEAQRKWETEYDALQQANQELEMKYATLEGQQARAASAAETAAVDDDSRVEKAAAVTLSGDDETAMLLRVMQTEAERYKATATQLQEEVTHVRKQEEKSNLLVGILNTQLESVREDNKRLHELAQKRQAELEVSGQLRRDAQESRQSALREVEQTLSAAAVQQRQLELELDVHRTEVEKLTVELCEARQECAAVKEELKEVSHQATQQAKTDHATNMAMQVELANQRKELELALKAKETAEDGRFNHKILTRAEIDSLKTRLQRLQETMERKDREAFETIAVLKADIAKEESVSDQLRREHELDTNVLQAQLTTTTTERDSLRSALESLQDSSRRREQELYEQLTQVTARYTVTSEELERLQADTARKESEYIHNTVCLNAERENLKMKISEISDTAAQQRRTHANHAEQLRMEAEQMEGRLTEECQMQQSVRAKEHERANMAERNVCRLQEHIREMDQAARMDSLTHDEAVKALQAEGRDLRSELRIAKRTIERLECAIGDQAGYRQLTELNDKLTKELQVYQRNVSTLKDKTVALQVEAETMGGYKVKKAQEEKELMARQLQQMERRYRLLAPLFTQLRVLVETHLASYMHPELHATLEDYDRQTSLMPSNPPEGNCKEADAALDAAATTAPVFAAAVQENCAATIPAVLQPRRPASPSTGHNKFLKDYSIRSSRIVTGTDAGDAAFVRLPPISNV